The following coding sequences lie in one Frigoribacterium sp. SL97 genomic window:
- the iolC gene encoding 5-dehydro-2-deoxygluconokinase, giving the protein MTDHTDNDTAPYDVLTMGRVGVDIYPQQSGVPLEEVETFSKSVGGSATNVAIAAARHGRRSAVVTRTGDDPFGRYIVRELERLGVSTRLVSTVDGLNTPVTFCEIFPPDDFPLYFYRQPKAPDLMITAGSLDLAAVEKATVFWATVTGLSEEPSRQAHHVAWQARGRRPLTILDLDYRPMFWKSPEVATREVGRALEHVTVAVGNREECEIAVGETEPERAADALLDRGVELAVVKQGPKGVLAKTRDERIEVPAHLVQVINGLGSGDGFGGALCHGLIEGWSLDRTLRFANAAGGIVATRFECSTAMPTTAEVEAVLQEAHHV; this is encoded by the coding sequence ATGACCGACCACACCGACAACGACACCGCTCCGTACGACGTCCTCACCATGGGCCGCGTGGGCGTCGACATCTACCCGCAGCAGTCCGGCGTCCCGCTCGAAGAGGTCGAGACCTTCAGCAAATCCGTCGGCGGCAGCGCGACCAACGTCGCCATCGCCGCCGCCCGTCACGGCCGGCGGTCCGCGGTGGTCACCCGCACCGGCGACGATCCCTTCGGTCGCTACATCGTCCGAGAGCTCGAGCGGCTCGGCGTCTCGACCCGGCTCGTCTCGACCGTCGACGGGCTCAACACCCCCGTCACGTTCTGCGAGATCTTCCCGCCCGACGACTTCCCGCTGTACTTCTACCGGCAGCCGAAGGCACCCGACCTCATGATCACCGCGGGCTCGCTCGACCTCGCCGCCGTCGAGAAGGCCACGGTCTTCTGGGCCACGGTCACCGGCCTCAGCGAAGAACCGAGCAGACAGGCGCATCACGTGGCCTGGCAGGCCAGGGGTCGTCGGCCCCTGACCATCCTCGACCTGGACTACCGACCCATGTTCTGGAAGAGCCCGGAGGTCGCCACCCGAGAGGTCGGGCGCGCTCTCGAGCACGTCACCGTCGCCGTCGGCAACCGCGAAGAGTGCGAGATCGCCGTCGGCGAGACCGAGCCCGAGCGGGCGGCCGACGCCCTCCTCGACCGGGGCGTCGAACTCGCCGTCGTCAAGCAGGGCCCCAAGGGCGTCCTCGCCAAGACGCGTGACGAGCGGATCGAGGTGCCGGCGCACCTCGTCCAGGTCATCAACGGCCTGGGGTCGGGCGACGGGTTCGGTGGTGCCCTCTGCCACGGCCTGATCGAGGGGTGGTCGCTCGATCGCACCCTGCGTTTCGCCAACGCGGCCGGCGGCATCGTCGCCACCCGGTTCGAGTGCTCCACCGCCATGCCCACCACCGCCGAGGTCGAGGCCGTCCTCCAGGAGGCGCACCATGTCTGA